The proteins below are encoded in one region of Equus caballus isolate H_3958 breed thoroughbred chromosome 16, TB-T2T, whole genome shotgun sequence:
- the XIRP1 gene encoding xin actin-binding repeat-containing protein 1 (The RefSeq protein has 1 substitution compared to this genomic sequence), translating to MAKAQTQAAPTSTIPMATAEDLPLPPPPALEDLPPPPPKESFSKFHQQRQASELRRLYKHIHPELRKNLAEAVAEDLAEVLGSEEPTEGDVQCMRWIFENWRLDAIGDHEKPPAREPVPGGNVQATSRKFEEGSFANSIDQEPAGPRPSGGDVRAARWLFETKPLDELTGQTGAPEATVREPAASGDVRGTRMLFETRPLDRLGSRPSIQEQSPLELRSEIQELKGDVKKTVKLFQTEPLCAIQDAEGAIHEVKAACREEIQSNAVRTARWLFETQPLDAINRDPSQVRVIRGISLEEGVRPDVSAARWIFETQPLDAIREILVDEKDFQPSPDLIPPGPDVQHQRHLFETRALDTLKGEEEAGTEVPPKEEVVPGDVRSTLWLFETKPLDTPRDKVQVGHLQRVGPRKGEGLMYEHPSSDGSSALSLSQSAPQRDGVKGDVKTFKNLFETLPLDSIGQGEPLAHGSVNRAEGTDSAGQSQDIGSPVYAMQDGKGHLHALTSVSREQVVGGDVKGYRWMFETQPLDQLGRNPSTVDVVRGITRQEVVAGDVGTARWLFETQPLEVIHQREQQERQEEEGKSQAGPEPDAPLKGDVQTIRWLFETCPMSELAEKQGSEVTDPTTKAKERSCTWMFTPQALDRPEGSREKHLQVSQVQDGERQTDRHVFETEPLQTSGRPCGKGPVRYCSRVEIPSGQVSRQKEVFQALEAGKREDQGSRVIPEPIPEGSVHKFTWLFENCPMGSLAAESIRGDNLQEEQPVGISDNGVLERQKTIAEGTLWTLHATPGILHHGGILMEARGPGELCLAKYMLPSPGQGGPYIRKEELVSGELPRIVRQMLRRPDVDQQGLLVQEDPTGQLRLKPLRLPAPGSGGNVEDMDPEFQQLLACGLGTSVARTGVVMQETDQGLVSLTAYSLQPRLTSRAPERSSVQLLASCIDKGDLSGLHSLRWEPPADSSPVPTSEGAQKLPLTESIIHVPPLDPSMGMGHLRGPGATSCPPRAIGKAVPPAGEEKQEDICSGQKGKAALRQSGATSTAPGPRIPDLQASRQSLRMATAEAQSLQQQVLNKHKQGPTPGSTSTPFQDGLWQAPAVATVEAQGNTRPMAGGDPRIPAAPRKVSGEQKALPRGLPEGWVTIQDGIYTAHPVRTFDPPGGVQPSMREPLPRGKETALSAQAPSPLLEGPSQSLGPGREEPGDCTQRAWEAPEKVMVGIGPRGLQAAETTLKAAPLAHHTLASGSQAAGASLHSHNASVPPPPPLPAAVTGPDFPAHAHHDEDSIRQASEPLQDTLLHSHNSPAGQRTPGGSRTKTSKLEPTMPPRKKPQLPPKPAHLSQIRPPQRPPKPLALSPGSSKEVGQGEHKQGERDAAILPSAKVPTTAGQGRVPLAGCPGGQSQPGSQHGHSTMATKPTRGQAAGSNTQSPEPPKVSALSSDPTSPQKGPSPPGEKPMDSSQQGAPESPEVLQGSQQELQGLLNQVQALEKEAAGSVDVRALQRLFEAVPQLREASQTPAAPCQPEASVEQAFGELTKVSTEVARLKEQTLARLLDIEEAVHKALSSMSSLQPEVNAKGHSQGHPRDHNAHKVSVTDSSRARPNCSSQEVRGQTAVKSQTKVLCDPEVQSQAKVKNHTEAGGQAASTAPSTRGLETLRDNSDLPRVLRVLRSSRNSPSSPTIISIESATRKLPEAPSLRGSPGVSVKSTHLAQDVGHALLHQKGVQDKAEKKEATQCSGQPETAPASASPLPTGQQKSLLELQTGPGGSHHYGAMRSMTEQCEGVDHCRNTVLSSSTSVTEQAEPPRGPGPHLGLHACPLLRQFLRSPAGLSGGLAEAEMAHVPCSHSQPAAQ from the coding sequence ATGGCCAAAGCCCAGACACAGGCAGCTCCCACATCAACCATCCCCATGGCAACTGCAGAGgacctgcccctccctccacccccagccctggaggATCTGCCACCGCCACCCCCCAAGGAGTCCTTCTCCAAGTTCCACCAGCAGCGGCAAGCAAGTGAGCTCCGCCGCCTCTATAAGCACATCCATCCTGAGCTCCGCAAGAATCTGGCCGAGGCTGTGGCTGAAGACCTGGCTGAGGTCCTGGGTTCTGAGGAGCCCACTGAGGGTGATGTCCAGTGCATGCGCTGGATCTTTGAGAATTGGCGGCTGGACGCCATTGGGGACCATGAAAAGCCACCTGCCAGGGAGCCTGTGCCCGGTGGCAATGTCCAGGCCACCTCCAGAAAGTTTGAGGAAGGCTCCTTTGCCAACAGCATAGACCAGGAGCCAGCCGGACCTCGGCCATCTGGAGGGGATGTTCGCGCAGCCCGCTGGCTGTTTGAGACAAAGCCACTGGATGAACTGACAGGCCAGACTGGGGCACCGGAGGCTACCATGAGGGAGCCTGCAGCCAGTGGAGATGTCCGGGGTACCAGGATGCTCTTTGAGACACGGCCGCTGGACCGCCTGGGTTCCCGCCCCTCCATCCAGGAGCAGAGCCCCTTGGAGCTGCGCTCAGAGATCCAGGAGCTGAAGGGCGATGTGAAGAAGACAGTGAAGTTGTTCCAAACCGAGCCGCTGTGTGCTATTCAGGACGCAGAGGGCGCAATCCACGAGGTCAAAGCTGCATGCCGGGAGGAGATCCAAAGCAATGCAGTGAGGACCGCTCGCTGGCTCTTCGAGACCCAACCTCTGGATGCCATCAACCGGGACCCCAGCCAGGTGCGGGTGATCCGGGGGATCTCCCTGGAGGAGGGTGTCCGGCCCGATGTCAGTGCAGCTCGCTGGATCTTTGAGACACAACCTCTGGATGCCATCCGGGAGATCTTGGTGGATGAGAAGGACTTCCAGCCATCTCCAGACCTCATCCCTCCCGGTCCAGATGTTCAGCATCAGCGGCATCTGTTTGAGACCCGAGCACTAGACACTCtaaagggagaagaggaggctgGAACAGAGGTCCCACCCAAAGAGGAAGTGGTCCCTGGAGACGTCCGCTCCACCCTGTGGCTATTTGAGACAAAGCCTCTGGACACTCCCAGAGACAAGGTCCAAGTGGGTCACCTGCAGCGGGTGGGTCCCCGGAAGGGTGAGGGGCTCATGTATGAGCATCCATCCAGTGATGGCTCCTCAGCACTGTCCCTCTCTCAGAGTGCCCCCCAGAGGGATGGGGTGAAGGGGGATGTGAAGACCTTCAAGAACCTTTTTGAGACCCTTCCCCTGGACAGCATTGGGCAGGGTGAGCCTTTGGCCCATGGGAGTGTGAACAGAGCAGAAGGAACGGATTCTGCTGGGCAGTCCCAGGACATAGGGTCCCCAGTGTATGCCATGCAGGATGGAAAAGGCCACCTCCATGCCCTGACCTCTGTCAGCAGAGAGCAGGTAGTTGGAGGTGATGTCAAGGGCTACAGGTGGATGTTTGAGACACAGCCCTTAGACCAACTGGGCCGAAACCCCAGCACTGTCGATGTGGTGCGGGGCATCACTAGGCAGGAGGTGGTGGCCGGAGATGTGGGCACTGCTCGGTGGCTCTTTGAGACCCAGCCCCTAGAGGTGATCCACCAGCGGGAGCAGCAGGAACgacaggaagaagaaggaaagagtcaGGCAGGTCCCGAGCCTGACGCACCCCTAAAAGGCGATGTACAGACCATCCGGTGGTTGTTTGAGACATGCCCAATGAGTGAGTTGGCAGAGAAGCAGGGGTCAGAGGTCACAGATCCCACAACCAAGGCGAAGGAACGGTCCTGCACCTGGATGTTCACACCCCAAGCCCTGGACAGGCCAGAAGGCTCCAGGGAGAAGCACCTGCAGGTCAGCCAGGTACAGGATggggaaagacagacagacagacatgtcTTTGAGACCGAGCCTCTGCAGACCTCAGGCCGTCCCTGCGGAAAAGGGCCTGTACGATACTGCAGCCGCGTGGAGATCCCTTCAGGGCAGGTGTCTCGTCAGAAGGAGGTTttccaggccctggaagcaggcAAGAGGGAGGACCAGGGGTCCAGGGTAATCCCTGAGCCCATCCCTGAGGGCTCTGTGCACAAGTTCACCTGGCTCTTTGAGAATTGCCCCATGGGCTCCCTGGCAGCTGAGAGCATCCGAGGGGACAACCTCCAAGAGGAGCAGCCTGTGGGCATCTCAGACAATGGGGTGCTGGAGAGGCAGAAGACTATAGCCGAGGGGACCCTGTGGACTCTGCATGCCACGCCTGGCATCCTGCACCATGGAGGCATCCTCATGGAGGCCCGAGGGCCGGGGGAGCTCTGCCTTGCCAAGTACATGCTCCCAAGCCCAGGGCAGGGGGGCCCCTACATAAGGAAGGAGGAGCTGGTGTCTGGCGAGCTTCCCAGGATTGTCCGCCAAATGCTGCGCCGGCCAGATGTGGACCAGCAGGGGCTGCTGGTGCAGGAGGACCCAACGGGCCAGCTCCGGCTCAAGCCTCTAAGGCTGCCAGCTCCAGGAAGCGGCGGGAATGTCGAAGACATGGACCCTGAGTTCCAGCAGTTGCTGGCTTGTGGCCTGGGGACCTCAGTGGCGAGGACGGGAGTGGTGATGCAGGAGACAGATCAGGGCCTGGTGTCACTGACCGCCTACTCCCTGCAGCCCAGGCTGACCAGCAGGGCCCCTGAGAGGAGCAGTGTGCAGCTGCTGGCCAGCTGCATAGACAAAGGAGACCTGAGCGGCCTGCACAGTCTGCGGTGGGAGCCACCAGCTGACTCAAGTCCAGTGCCAACCAGCGAGGGGGCCCAGAAGCTGCCCCTAACTGAGAGCATCATTCATGTTCCCCCACTGGACCCCAGCATGGGGATGGGGCATCTGAGAGGCCCGGGGGCCACCTCTTGCCCGCCACGGGCCATTGGAAAGGCTGTCCCTCCGGCTGGGGAAGAAAAGCAGGAAGACATTTGCAGTGGGCAGAAAGGGAAGGCAGCTTTGAGACAGTCAGGAGCCACATCTACAGCCCCAGGGCCCAGGATCCCAGACCTCCAGGCCTCCAGGCAGAGTCTCCGGATGGCAACAGCCGAGGCCCAAAGCCTGCAGCAGCAAGTTCTGAACAAGCACAAGCAGGGCCCCACCCCGGGATCCACCTCCACGCCCTTCCAGGATGGTCTCTGGCAAGCACCAGCCGTGGCCACTGTGGAGGCCCAGGGCAACACTAGGCCGATGGCTGGAGGTGACCCCAGGATCCCAGCAGCCCCCAGAAAGGTCAGTGGGGAACAGAAAGCACTGCCCAGAGGGCTGCCTGAGGGGTGGGTGACTATTCAGGATGGCATCTACACTGCTCACCCTGTGAGGACCTTTGACCCACCTGGGGGTGTCCAGCCTTCTATGAGGGAGCCCCTGCCAAGAGGCAAGGAGACTGCCCTCTCGGCCCAGGCTCCCAGCCCACTCCTGGAAGGCCCAAGTCAGAGTCTTGGGCCAGGGcgggaggagcctggggactGCACACAGAGGGCCTGGGAGGCTCCAGAGAAGGTGATGGTAGGAATCGGCCCAAGGGGCCTCCAAGCTGCAGAGACCACCCTGAAGGCTGCCCCTTTAGCCCACCACACTCTGGCCTCTGGGTCTCAGGCTGCAGGTGCCAGCCTGCACTCCCATAATgcctctgttcctcctcctcctcctctcccagctgctgtgaCAGGACCTGACTTCCCAGCCCACGCCCACCATGATGAGGACTCCATCCGGCAGGCCTCCGAGCCCCTGCAGGACACCCTTCTCCACTCCCACAACAGCCCTGCTGGCCAGAGAACCCCTGGGGGATCACGGACAAAAACCTCAAAACTGGAGCCCACCATGCCCCCAAGGAAGAAGCCCCAGCTGCCCCCTAAACCGGCACACCTAAGCCAGATCCGCCCTCCTCAGAGACCACCCAAGCCCTTGGCTCTGTCTCCTGGCTCTTCCAAGGAGGTGGGGCAAGGAGAACACAAACAAGGTGAGAGAGATGCAGCCATCCTTCCGTCAGCCAAGGTCCCCACCACTGCAGGCCAGGGCCGTGTACCTCTGGCTGGATGCCCTGGTGGACAGAGCCAGCCCGGCTCCCAACATGGCCACAGTACCATGGCCACCAAGCCCACAAGGGGTCAGGCTGCTGGCAGCAATACCCAAAGCCCTGAGCCTCCCAAGGTCTCAGCTCTCAGCAGTGACCCCACCTCACCACAGAAGGGCCCCAGCCCCCCAGGAGAAAAGCCCATGGACAGTTCCCAGCAAGGGGCCCCTGAGAGCCCTGAGGTTCTGCAGGGAAGCCAGCAAGAGCTCCAGGGTCTCCTGAACCAGGTACAAGCCCTGGAGAAGGAGGCCGCAGGCAGTGTGGACGTGCGGGCGCTGCAGAGGCTCTTTGAGGCTGTGCCCCAGCTGAGAGAGGCCTCTCAGACTCCTGCTGCCCCCTGCCAGCCCGAGGCCTCGGTGGAGCAGGCCTTTGGGGAGCTGACAAAGGTCAGCACGGAAGTGGCCCGGCTGAAGGAACAGACCCTGGCCAGGCTGCTGGACATCGAGGAGGCTGTGCACAAGGCCCTCAGCTCCATGTCTAGCCTCCAGCCTGAGGTTAATGCCAAGGGCCATTCCCAAGGACACCCAAGGGACCACAATGCCCACAAGGTCAGTGTCACGGACAGCAGTAGAGCCAGGCCCAATTGCTCAAGCCAAGAGGTCAGGGGTCAAACTGCAGTCAAGAGCCAAACCAAGGTTTTGTGCGACCCTGAGGTCCAGAGTCAAGCCAAGGTTAAAAATCACACAGAGGCCGGAGGTCAAGCAGCCTCAACTGCCCCTTCCACCAGGGGGCTGGAGACACTGAGAGATAATTCAGACCTCCCTCGAGTCTTGCGAGTCTTGCGTTCCAGCCGGAATTCACCCTCCTCCCCAACCATCATCTCCATTGAGTCAGCCACAAGGAAGCTGCCGGAGGCTCCCAGCCTGAGGGGCAGCCCTGGTGTCTCAGTGAAAAGCACACACCTGGCCCAGGATGTGGGCCACGCCCTGCTCCACCAGAAGGGCGTCCAGGACAAGGCCGAGAAAAAGGAGGCCACCCAGTGCTCTGGACAGCCTGAAACTGCCCCTGCCTCagccagccccctgcccaccgGGCAGCAGAAGAGCCTTCTGGAGCTGCAGACTGGTCCGGGTGGCTCTCACCACTATGGAGCCATGAGAAGCATGACCGAGCAGTGCGAGGGAGTGGACCATTGCAGGAACAcagtcctctcctcctccacctcggTCACGGAGCAGGCAGAGCCGCCCAGGGGCCCGGGCCCCCACCTCGGGCTCCACGCCTGCCCCTTGTTGCGACAGTTCCTGCGCAGCCCAGCCGGGCTCAGCGGGGGCCTGGCAGAAGCTGAGATGGCGCATGTGCCCTGCAGCCACTCCCAGCCAGCCGCCCAATGA